The following proteins are encoded in a genomic region of Nymphalis io chromosome 16, ilAglIoxx1.1, whole genome shotgun sequence:
- the LOC126774430 gene encoding transcription factor 23 yields the protein MPRKRINRSPPIEKRDDVEDEDFLFDDSQSSSGRSGHEPQHRNAANARERARMRVLSKAFCRLKTTLPWVPADTKLSKLDTLRLAASYIAHLRALLHEPRSAHTPPHPLNLAWPFAFQHGGTLSCTISQRWNINSQNNESSAINRNNQTSREGQNGVNCNDSYGQDYSENDYEERNYEEHNEVPCNSMQYCNYGYKENFYEMRNSYSSDGLMNNV from the exons ATGCCAAGAAAACGTATAAACCGTTCACCACCTATTGAAAAGAGAGATGACGTGGAAGATGAAGATTTTCTTTTCGATGATTCTCAGTCCAGTTCTG GGAGAAGTGGACATGAGCCGCAACACAGGAATGCAGCCAACGCCCGTGAGCGGGCTCGTATGAGAGTGCTTTCCAAAGCTTTTTGCAG ATTGAAAACCACTTTACCATGGGTACCAGCCGACACCAAGTTGTCAAAACTAGATACATTACGGCTGGCTGCCTCATATATAGCACACCTACGGGCGTTACTGCACGAACCGAGATCAGCACACACACCACCGCACCCTCTTAACTTG GCTTGGCCATTTGCTTTTCAACATGGTGGCACATTGAGCTGCACGATTTCGCAAAGATGGAATATTAACTCACAGAATAACGAATCTTCAGCAATTAATCGAAATAATCAGACTTCAAGGGAAGGTCAAAATGGCGTCAATTGCAATGACAGTTATGGGCAAGACTATTCCGAAAACGACTACGAAGAAAGAAATTATGAAGAACACAATGAAGTGCCTTGTAATTCAATGCAGTATTGCAATTATGGTTACAAAGAAAACTTTTACGAAATGAGAAATTCGTACTCATCCGACGGCTTAATGAACAATGTGTGA
- the LOC126774406 gene encoding glucose-fructose oxidoreductase domain-containing protein 1 yields the protein MLPGIGVFGTGSVAKVLVPFLREKGFSVEAIWGVTLQEAESTAKELKIPFFTNKIDDVLLKKNVSLVFIVCAPNLHAQISVKALGIGKHVVCDKPAGLCQAEALKMVRAAQYYPTLISIINHSLRFLPAFIHMRKCIHDGYLGSPSELTLIDVRVQMGSLLGETYNWLCDDTMGGGTLTLVGSHVIDLVSYLSGQKVMKAHGVLRTFVEETEKVNGIRKITAPDFCTFQLQMDKGLLVTATLNNHLPGPCFNQEIYVCSKKGYLVVRGGDLHGRLHKSSSKSIIEEEGKRPHDKEEVIYVDIEDLSCASSVIPKPYIKGLCKMISALKEAFLPVKEQMDWIKEPVKAAATFEDGQRVQATMEALRQSSEDGCWKTVQLLTEPPDPNPALSAAVRRTAISLQ from the coding sequence ATGTTGCCTGGCATTGGTGTTTTTGGAACTGGATCAGTAGCTAAAGTTTTAGTACCGTTTCTACGTGAAAAGGGATTCTCAGTAGAAGCAATATGGGGAGTGACCTTACAAGAAGCCGAAAGTACAGCAAAAGAACTCAAAATCCCTTTTTTCACTAATAAAATTGACGATGTTTTGCTTAAGAAGAATGTAAGTCTAGTGTTTATCGTATGTGCGCCTAATTTACACGCGCAAATATCAGTAAAAGCCCTTGGTATTGGAAAACATGTAGTATGTGACAAACCTGCAGGACTTTGCCAAGCGGAGGCCTTAAAAATGGTCAGAGCAGCTCAGTATTATCCTACactaatatcaataattaatcaCTCTCTTAGATTTTTACCAGCATTCATTCATATGAGAAAATGTATCCACGATGGTTATTTAGGCAGTCCAAGTGAGTTAACTCTAATAGATGTTAGAGTACAAATGGGTTCCTTGCTAGGTGAGACATATAATTGGTTGTGTGATGATACTATGGGCGGTGGTACTCTGACATTAGTTGGTAGTCATGTCATAGATTTAGTTTCATACCTCAGTGGTCAGAAAGTTATGAAAGCCCATGGGGTACTAAGAACTTTTGTAGAAGAGACAGAAAAAGTTAATGGAATCAGAAAAATTACTGCTCCAGATTTTTGTACATTCCAATTACAAATGGACAAGGGATTGCTAGTAACAGCAACCTTGAACAATCACTTACCTGGTCCGTGTTTCAACCAAGAGATTTATGTGTGTAGTAAAAAAGGTTATTTAGTTGTAAGAGGAGGTGACTTGCATGGAAGATTACACAAGTCAAGTTCCAAAAGTATAATAGAAGAAGAGGGTAAAAGACCTCACGATAAGGAAGAAGTGATTTATGTAGACATTGAGGATCTAAGTTGTGCTTCAAGTGTCATTCCTAAACCTTATATAAAAGGACTGTGTAAAATGATAAGTGCTCTTAAAGAGGCCTTTCTACCAGTCAAAGAACAAATGGACTGGATAAAGGAGCCAGTCAAGGCAGCTGCTACATTTGAAGACGGCCAAAGAGTCCAAGCAACAATGGAAGCATTACGACAGTCTAGTGAAGATGGTTGTTGGAAAACTGTACAGCTTCTCACTGAACCACCGGATCCGAACCCTGCTTTATCAGCAGCAGTGAGACGCACAGCCATATCCCtgcagtaa
- the LOC126774436 gene encoding 10 kDa heat shock protein, mitochondrial, which produces MANAVKKLIPLLDRVLIKRAEAVTKTAGGIVIPEKAQSKVLHGEVVAVGNGSRKDNGEFIPVLVKVGDKVLLPEYGGTKVSLENDEKEYHLFRESDILAKIEN; this is translated from the coding sequence ATGGCTAACGCTGTGAAGAAATTAATTCCACTGCTCGATAGAGTTCTAATTAAGAGAGCTGAGGCTGTTACAAAAACGGCGGGTGGTATCGTTATTCCTGAGAAGGCGCAGTCCAAGGTACTTCATGGAGAAGTCGTAGCAGTAGGCAACGGGTCAAGAAAAGATAATGGAGAGTTCATCCCCGTGCTTGTGAAAGTAGGTGACAAAGTTCTTCTACCAGAATACGGCGGCACCAAAGTTAGTCTAGAAAACGACGAAAAGGAATATCATCTCTTCAGAGAATCTGACATTTTGGCGaagattgaaaattaa